The window ATCATATTATTCCAACCGAGTATTTTAATATCGattggtttattattattatcatactTGAAAAGCCAGTGTTCCTTGTTAAAACATCCATGGCAAATTgtgataaatttgttgaacTGATGATCCATAATTAAAgatgtattttcaattttattgtacCATTTTTGAGCTAAATCGGTTGTTAAATTATCCTTGAGATCATTAAAAGCCCTTgagatatgaaaaaataagcgaaattattatttaaaatattgcttTAATATTTAgaaggttaaaaaaattattaaatcttaCTTGTTGATGGTTTTTATGTAATCATCATTCGAAACTGGAGTAACGAGTTTCGCATAAAATTCTCTAAAGTCATTGAACTCGTCtcgttttattttcattccaCGTCCATGAAATTTTGCAATTGACTTTACCAAAAGATTCAAGTGATCCTCAtccaatttatcatcatcttcatgaATATTATGATAACCAAAACTTTCAAGATCTTCCAAGACAATAACTGGACGTCCATATTTACCCATATCAGCAACAAAACATTTTGGATAAAtatctaatttatatttttttataattttattgtaaaacatTTCttcgtttaaaaaataaccatatatatcatcattataatttgatGGTGATTGATCATTTggaagtaattttattataactgAAAATACTTTTGGTTCACCAGAAAATTGAACAATCACCTGTCCTTTGTATAATTTAcgtattgaatttatattatttttttttgattgatgaatatttgctgattcaaattcaacaaattcacGAGAATTTGGATCACAGAAACAACGATTGTAAACCATTTCCGGCAAAAGATCTGTCATGATAAAGTCAATATCTGACTGAGTGTTTTCCATTTTATTCTcgttttagttttatttatttttcttctgaaaataaaaaaaatataacatgataatacaataaaatttaaggataaaatatttttaaaagttgaaaaatatattttatatcttatCTATGAtcgtaaatataatttaaacaaatatttatagtaaattaatgaaaagagtttatttttattttttttaatattcaattaaggttatttaatttattaatatttttatttttatttacaatttgtgCTGTTTGATGttcaatcaaatttatattgaatttttttatattttattttggccTTTTAGTTGAGtgcatgaataaaataaaaaatgaaaaagattaatttcattgttgaaaattaaaaacactttACTAAAATttagcttaattttttttattaatttttattaatttatataattgttggtaattttttaattcaatgttcttgtttgataaaaaaaaaaaacacatggacagcagtaaaataaaaataataaaatattatttgtgagttgaaaataaattctatattttatcTACAATAAAAGTAAGATAGCTTTGTCATCACGAGTCAAGTATTTAATTAGCATTCATAGTCACGCGATGTCCAAGAAGAcgaatcaaaattaatataaaaactaaaaaatatattttaaaaaatgaagcaCACTTGTTAGTTTGTTACTTTTGGTATCATAATAAtgacttaattattattaaaaaaaaaaaaagaaataaggtTTTTATtctgataaatatttaccttGTGTAAATTGTAATGTGTCcttgattaataaaatgatacaCACAAACACGACAAGAGTGTAAGTAACACTAACAAGTGTGGTCCAGACCCCTCCGCTAaatcgtcgtcgtcgtcatcAATTCACTCACCAAGTGGGGCGATAAAGTTTACCCAAGTGGGAGCAACGACCCACGACTAAATCACCTTCTATTTTCtccagtaaaaaaataaaaaataaaaatttatttataatgataaataaacgaaaaaaaaactacttgaTGATGTTTAttcgtttaaaatttttaaaattcgaaattaaaataaaattacaaacacaaaaatttgatagaaattaaaattgataaatcattaaaattccAGTCGACATAGCGTGTAATTTTAACAATCCTCTCGATAATTGACATgccattgaattattaaattccatTGTAatgatcaaatattttttaacacaatgAAATTTACTCGACAAATTTTACATGCATCAtgtaaaattcaacaatttttattttcattaaaattttttattcatgttaAATATAGTCTTTAGACTTTTATCTATCATGTAGAAATgatatttatagataaaaaaaattcagtaatGATCGGTCGATAAAtatagaatttattaaatctcGGTATATAGAGAgaacaatgattttttttttaaattcagaaTCAAGCTGCTGCTGACTAAAGTAATCTCAATAAAAATCTAAGATAAAACGTATTCAGATCTTTTGAATTCTATCAGTGTGTCTTGATTATCACGAACACCATTGGAACCTTTGatgatgaggaaaaaaaaattaatgtttgatTCTTcctggtttaaaaaaaaattgaagttttttattttttaaaacgataataaaatttacgatTGTCTTTAATGACGTcaacaagtaaattaaaatttattgacaaaattttgttGCTGTTATGACACATggaattgttgttgttgattttcattgttattattttgtcaacaacaacaattaaagacccctcaaaattataatttaacatagaataatcaatatttattaatttaattttttatttattaattggatTCTAATTGAcactgaaaatttattaaaattatttattaataataatttattattaataatcgaaaacattaattaaatttttaattatttatgtatctatttttgaaataataattgaatcgacatttttaaaaacaagtagacaaaaaaaataaaaaatttaattaattttatttatttataactaaaaatattgattatttatgttttattatgatataatttaaccgacattcattaaaaattcaagaacaAGTAGCAATTTGCTAAtaatgattgaaaataaatttttaaaataaaaaaaaaagagaaaaaataaaatacaaaacttgttaatgaaatgaaaatcGATTACCtaatgcaattttattttcaatatttatataataaaattacaagtaGTATATTGATTTATGTAATACACCAAGTGTCACAAACaagttaaaatgaaaaaaatatattttataaattcaaagcaTGCAGTGTTAATAAAGCTCGCGAGTAAATTGTCACAATTGTTAACCGACTTACGTCAATACTGATCAATATTTAAACGAGTCGTCATAATCAACAAgcctatcatttttttaacattattctgcttcaaaaataaatagtaaatttcttctttacaagtttttatgaaaaaaaaataaaatcaaaaattttattttggcaACTTTTGAGCTATGAGTATAAAAagaatttcaatataataataataaagtcaaACCACGTAAAATGTGTCGTACTTTCATTACAAACTTTcagcatataaaatattttatttttcatatttttatatattattttttttctatcgtgAACTCATGCTGATGATATTATCGTCGACTTGTTCCCCGAGGAATTTGATCTATGttgtatgaaataaaatagaaaaaaaaaaaaatacgttatGTCGTCGATTGTTTAGTCCCGGTCATATGAACTTTgcttgtcatttatttatttttttttcacaataataatagcaacGCGTaggagataaaaaataaaataataaaaaaatcgacCGACATATTTATTGACGCACATTGTGTACGTGCAACACCAAACAAatacatcaaaatataatttttttttaaacattatttttcatataaaaatttcaaaacatcccaacaaattataaaccatatttaaaattttaaaacaattttttcttctattttttaatatcaattatttaatttttttattcaaaaaaaaatatttgatatatatttgcacaatgtatctttaaattttatgacttttattcttaaaaatatgaatacaCTGTtgtagttaataatttatcattttctaaataataaaaaaacaattaatatgatttaGTAAAGTGCTTGTGATTATCATTGCTTTTACGACCAAccgcattttaaaaaattcaacaaattcacTGTTActgcaattatattttttattatgcatataaaaattaataatatatatacaacttgaaaaattaaattttcatattaaaatttaattgtttttatactgatattattaatatcactcGAATCATTAACGTCAAGtgttatttgtcattttaattttttaatatcaatcaagataattatttttgaataatatgatAGTTAATCATGCAATATTGATGAGAgatgaaaaattgatgaatttgttaatGATCAACTTATCATCTTGATAATAATCTTGATGACAAAACTCTTGGCATTCTATTATTGTGCAATTTCTGTCCCTCTCTGTCCCTCTTTCATTCTCATTTATGATGATATAGCTGTGGGACAATGTAATAAAGACATTCCTTTGACAAACCGGAACGTGAATACCTCCATGGCATATTCAACTATTGAATTAGTCTCGTTTCTCTTAAAatccatatatatttatatatttattgatcacaATCATAAGTACGACATAAGAATTCAATATGAGTTAAGTAGGTCAGTGTTATGTGTGCCTGTGTGTATCAATGATTAGAAATTTcattagataatattttttaatttttttcatgttgattTATAAACACTACatgatcaaaattaaaataataatattcatattttttttttcgttgaattaatagatcaaaaaaatgaattagaaattgtttttttttaattttgatcaatttttttgtttgagttTGATTGTCGTTAGAAAAAtctcaaaaacaaaatgaaaaaaattaaaaattactagtaaatttagatatttattttctttatgaaaaatcatttcTCTTGTGATTTTAATGGAccaatattttctattgtgTTCATAGTATATTCCATAGAATTTTCAAGCAATTCCAATTTTTCGTTTGGtcgtagtaaaaaaataaacaactcattttttcaatcacaATCGaatgagtaaataataattcaatttgccaaaatatatttgtacaagaaaaaaaattgtaaaaaaatatcaacacagttttttttttaatttcatcgggacatgtatataaacttgaattttaaattttataattattttgttcgCTAAATTAATTGAGCTTAATATtgacaaaatatattcatcataCAAAAATCCTGTcactttaatataattattttaataaaattagttttaaactaaatataattaaaagcaaaattgtttacttttaatactttgttaattaatatttctataatgaagattaaaattattgatatacaaattttatagttGAATAACCGagtataatatttacaataaataaataaattcatagattaataaaaaatacatatcattAACTGAGGTAATGATAAATAggtcaaaataaaaagcaacaaAGTTGAGATAATTAACGTTGATTCAATTGGTTAAATTGTAAATCGTGAATAAAATCAACCAAACAGACTATTACATAAAACACACTATAACCTACagtttaattaatgaaatttcattttacatgATTGGCAAACTTATATCATccatttatgaaatttttataatttaaaatttcatatataaagcACATTTAAACTTGCAGGGAATCCAttgaatgttttattaatagaaaataatgatatcttcatgataaacaaaaaaaaaaaacttaacgtataatgtgatttaaaaattgtatacttTGCGGTTAATAcgaaaagtttaaatattatattccgAGCATGCATCAACGATTAAGAAAAGTGGTTACAACATGGCATAATGAAATTGCTGCAAACATTTTACGCGCTTATacatcgattttttttttcttcaacagcttggattttaattttttttttttaaatatacacactgacatttttataaaataaaatacgaaaaaaaaatctacagtTTGGTATAAAGTTTTcatgtttttatataatgagATTTTGTGTGAATTGGGTCTTGAATAATACCAATCAATTTtcgatataatatttaatgaaatttttaaataacatgttCATTTGGCTACCACAAAATGTGtctattaaatttcattaaaattttatcaagcatTAAAAACATGCAGTcttcataaaaatacaaaaatgtcatttaacaagtgtatttgttataaaatttttttttaaattaaaattattagctTTGGAACCACTgggctcttttttttttttttttgtcattatcatcatcatcatcatctcgAGAgagtagatttttattttattaaattcattttgcaCTGATGACTTTTTAAAAGCTCTTTTCCCTTTTGGTAGTTTAACGTATGTGTTACAACACTtgcttgtataataaaattcacgAAAATTCGTTGAATAACTATACACACTATCGTTAcgtacaaaaaattcaaatgcttttaaaattttaaattgattaccAGTTCGAAACATTAAAaggttttcaatttttttttaataatcaactcattttctcaattttttttttccgctgcaATATCTATATTTACCGGAAATAAACTACTATtcattttctatataaaaaattgcatttacattcaaacacaaaaaataccTCGTCGAAACCAATTGCAcaataaaagttatttttatatgcaacGGGGAAAAGAGGGTTGATCAATTCGATTTCAATGTCCACCGATggtttattgtatttttttttttttatttttttatttacaatgctAGAgagtaacatttttttttattttttattatttttctttttattttttaatacatttagATTGAAAAACTTTGTTATacattttttgctttttttactgttttaaatatacaaatgaaaaaaataaattataaataaataaatgatgaaaaaaataatggtattTAAATGTTTGATGGTTTGTgtattgacatttttatattacaagtAATTGTGTCTGTCAAAAGTTgtgttttattgaatatttgattttatattaaactgtCTTATTTTGGAAAATGAGATTGTCATTCTTGTTGCTTTAACaagattgttatttttaatgttatggtatttgtttatattgaaatagtaaatttttgaTTGTGTATATCTTCAAGTTTTGTGTGTGTTGGTTTTCTTCATTTCCGTTTGTTCTATTTTGATAAGAACATTGTGCAAAGcttgttttgttttgaaacttattttttagatattaacTGATgttctaaattaataataatataaaaatataactttgTGTTGAGAGAGGTATATTGACTAGTTAGATTTTAAGATTAtgttttgttgtattttgaAATGAAACTTGTTGATTGGCTAATTTATCGAGtattaaaatcaaaacagTTGTGTATATACACTTGATGTTTGTTTGAATGCTGAATATGGATGTTAAGATATCCTTTTGATTGTTTCGAatgattatcattatcatatcccaatcataaatttacatttgataTGCaacatcaagtttattttgaGAGAATTATATCGGCAAAAGCTTTGTACGCAGTCTTGTGCATATCAACGCCAGGAACAGACTTTGATCTGGTTTAATAATTGTTCCAAATTAATGAACCACAGCTTATGCTCTTtcaagagaaataaaatacaactGTGGACAGATTATAATTACAGCCAGGGACAATTATCATGTGAATTGAGaatttatttgcaattatttttattttttcttttgatttatattttgacgaattttttttttctttttttacacaaGACAAgtggaaataaatatttctaagcaaaatattcatgatattttgctTCTAGTATTTAAACAACACCTAAATCTAATTATCGTAAAAGTTTCAAAactaaatttcaattatttttattttttttttcaattttatatctgCTTTGACTTGTAGACAAAAATCGGgacttttttcttcaagtcgtatttgttaaaaaaaatatttccaagtaTAAATTTCATGAAGTTATTATTCTATAATTTGAACaacatgtaaatataattatcctaaaagttttaaaatttaatttcaactattttcatttttttttcactttgcactttttcaaaaaattcagcACTTTTTGCCAAAAACCTtcattgctaaaaaaaatatttctcaacaaaaatttcatgatattatgcttttaatatttaaataacactCAAATATAGATATCTTGAAAGTTATAGAAATtaattccaattatttttatattttaattattattttccactAAAAGTAAAGCTccttgtattttaataaaaaaaatctctaaaaaataaaatttcatcaa is drawn from Aphidius gifuensis isolate YNYX2018 linkage group LG3, ASM1490517v1, whole genome shotgun sequence and contains these coding sequences:
- the LOC122853505 gene encoding uncharacterized protein LOC122853505 — encoded protein: MENTQSDIDFIMTDLLPEMVYNRCFCDPNSREFVEFESANIHQSKKNNINSIRKLYKGQVIVQFSGEPKVFSVIIKLLPNDQSPSNYNDDIYGYFLNEEMFYNKIIKKYKLDIYPKCFVADMGKYGRPVIVLEDLESFGYHNIHEDDDKLDEDHLNLLVKSIAKFHGRGMKIKRDEFNDFREFYAKLVTPVSNDDYIKTINKAFNDLKDNLTTDLAQKWYNKIENTSLIMDHQFNKFITICHGCFNKEHWLFKYDNNNKPIDIKILGWNNMIYTNVIYDLKFILEKFSDNLNFNKIHDIFHEYFCNIIIEYNEQSNEKLYLGTCLKST